Proteins from one Leptospira johnsonii genomic window:
- a CDS encoding aldolase/citrate lyase family protein: protein MKEQIDRKIIELRRHLISLKQSYPIVGLKGGTETEDMDSDEIRALHIVAKDLVPVTVKIGGPEARTDIRMLVKEEIEGISAPMIESSYALKNFISTLKSMLSPVTFSKVTKAINLETITGYKNLLEIADSSAFEDLDQVTAARSDLSSSMGMIPDDKEVMKVTRTIIAISKDRGKKTSVGGTITKQNFRKIAEEIRPDKINSRHVCVDAAKSLEKFPEEVAEVMLQFEIELYDLFSLLKPEKAYGYKNRMETNRERIGSRKVLYSIR, encoded by the coding sequence GTGAAAGAGCAGATAGACCGCAAAATTATCGAACTTCGCCGCCACCTGATTTCTCTGAAACAGAGCTATCCTATCGTTGGATTGAAAGGTGGCACGGAAACGGAAGATATGGATTCGGACGAGATCCGAGCGCTTCATATCGTTGCCAAGGATTTGGTTCCGGTCACGGTTAAGATCGGCGGGCCAGAAGCCAGGACCGATATCCGTATGCTTGTAAAAGAAGAGATCGAGGGGATTTCCGCACCTATGATCGAATCTTCTTACGCACTGAAAAATTTTATTTCTACCCTTAAAAGTATGCTAAGTCCTGTGACTTTTTCCAAGGTCACAAAGGCGATCAACCTGGAGACTATCACAGGTTACAAAAATTTATTAGAGATCGCCGACTCGAGTGCATTCGAGGATCTGGACCAAGTGACTGCAGCAAGATCGGATCTTTCTTCATCTATGGGTATGATCCCCGATGATAAAGAAGTGATGAAAGTCACTCGCACCATCATTGCTATCTCCAAAGACAGAGGTAAAAAAACTTCTGTGGGTGGGACGATCACAAAACAAAATTTTAGAAAGATCGCAGAAGAGATCCGTCCGGACAAGATCAACTCCAGGCATGTTTGTGTAGACGCAGCAAAATCTCTGGAAAAATTTCCGGAAGAAGTAGCAGAAGTTATGCTCCAATTCGAGATAGAATTGTACGATCTGTTCTCTCTTTTAAAACCTGAAAAGGCCTACGGTTATAAGAATAGAATGGAAACCAATCGGGAAAGGATCGGATCCAGAAAGGTTCTCTATTCCATTCGGTAA
- a CDS encoding TetR/AcrR family transcriptional regulator — protein MAKDTRDLILRTSLKLFSEQGYHGSTMRQIAQRAGLSLGLAYRYFESKESILEGIIESHDTILKKYLPEKLNSTENRAELIQFLGGQIIKLVKENEEYLRLYWSLMLQPKIHRLKKRNIHLVNLIFYENSKKIILALKPNYTEFEVKNLTSAIIGYMINHLTNKREFTLEDFRAYIVYALENT, from the coding sequence ATGGCCAAAGATACAAGAGACCTAATCCTAAGAACTTCCCTCAAATTATTTTCAGAACAAGGGTATCACGGCTCTACCATGAGGCAAATCGCCCAGAGGGCCGGTCTGTCTTTGGGGCTTGCCTATCGCTATTTCGAATCCAAGGAATCGATCTTAGAAGGGATTATCGAGTCTCACGATACGATCCTAAAAAAATATCTCCCCGAAAAATTGAACTCTACGGAGAATAGAGCCGAGCTCATCCAATTTCTGGGTGGACAGATCATCAAATTGGTAAAGGAGAATGAAGAATATCTCCGTCTGTATTGGAGCCTTATGCTCCAGCCGAAGATCCATAGATTAAAAAAACGCAATATTCATTTGGTAAATCTGATCTTTTATGAAAATTCCAAAAAGATCATCTTGGCGTTAAAACCGAATTACACCGAGTTCGAAGTGAAAAATCTCACTTCTGCCATTATAGGTTATATGATCAATCATTTGACCAATAAGAGAGAATTCACTTTGGAAGATTTCCGTGCGTACATTGTTTACGCATTGGAGAATACCTGA
- the corA gene encoding magnesium/cobalt transporter CorA, giving the protein MMRFLSFPTPKEKNPSPKAVLHKTDASFYKNFSLKKTLHKEKVWIDVENPSPEDLFFLSKNCGFHDLAIEDCVNRNQRPKFEDYEDHAFIVLHSFRSEGEQSFSATETHVFFNRRFIVSVHEHKEPLIDSLWNRTLTEQNFNSKGTDHVLYLLFDFLVDSNFPILDQISEQITDLENQILTSEIEPDFIMNILYVKRNLVRMRRVLSPQREVLNLIMRHEDKFLSERVRFYFRDVYDHLSRLVETIDMDRDLIGNSMDAYFSILSQKTNDIIKRLTLVSMIFMPLTFLTGFFGMNFTELPYENKLVLSASIITMLTIPGGMILYFKYKNWFKD; this is encoded by the coding sequence ATGATGCGCTTTCTTTCCTTCCCTACTCCCAAAGAAAAAAATCCGTCTCCCAAGGCTGTCCTTCATAAAACGGACGCTTCATTCTATAAGAACTTCTCTCTTAAAAAAACCCTACACAAAGAAAAAGTCTGGATCGACGTAGAAAATCCAAGTCCGGAAGATCTGTTTTTTTTATCTAAAAACTGCGGCTTCCATGATCTTGCGATAGAAGATTGTGTGAATAGGAACCAAAGGCCTAAGTTCGAAGACTATGAGGACCATGCATTTATCGTTCTCCATAGTTTCAGATCGGAAGGAGAACAATCTTTTTCAGCCACAGAAACACATGTGTTTTTCAATCGTAGGTTTATCGTTTCCGTCCATGAACATAAGGAACCTCTGATAGATTCTCTTTGGAATCGGACTCTGACGGAACAGAATTTTAACTCCAAGGGAACTGACCATGTTCTCTATCTTCTTTTCGATTTTTTAGTGGATTCCAATTTTCCAATCCTGGACCAGATCTCCGAGCAGATCACCGACTTGGAAAACCAGATATTGACGAGCGAGATAGAACCCGACTTCATAATGAATATTTTATATGTGAAAAGGAATCTGGTCCGAATGAGAAGAGTGCTTTCTCCGCAAAGAGAAGTGCTCAATCTGATCATGAGACACGAAGACAAATTCCTTTCGGAAAGGGTACGATTTTACTTCCGGGATGTGTATGATCATTTGAGCAGGTTAGTGGAGACCATAGACATGGATAGGGATCTGATCGGGAACTCCATGGACGCATACTTTTCGATTCTTTCCCAGAAAACAAATGATATCATCAAACGCCTAACCCTGGTTTCGATGATCTTTATGCCACTCACCTTCTTGACCGGGTTTTTCGGGATGAATTTTACCGAACTTCCTTATGAGAACAAACTGGTCTTAAGCGCGTCTATAATCACAATGCTTACCATCCCGGGTGGTATGATTTTATATTTTAAGTATAAAAATTGGTTCAAAGATTAG
- a CDS encoding SDR family oxidoreductase yields the protein MDKKIAIVTGASRGIGEEVSKQLSRSGIHIICASRKKENSEKTVVSIQKEGGSAEAFALDVSDPNSIQTFLKEILSKYPKIDILVNNAGVYLDSGSIENTTLEMLQGTLNTNLIGPFLLSQKILGLMKKNGYGRIVNVSSGMGQLYDMSSGYSAYRISKTALNALTRILHSESSGKDIKVNSVCPGWVRTDMGGKSATRSVEHGAETIVWAAQLDKSGPSGIFLRDKKEIPW from the coding sequence ATGGACAAAAAAATTGCAATCGTTACCGGCGCAAGCCGCGGCATAGGCGAAGAAGTTTCTAAACAACTTTCCAGGTCAGGGATCCACATCATCTGCGCTTCCCGCAAAAAAGAAAATTCTGAAAAAACGGTCGTCTCCATCCAAAAAGAAGGAGGCTCCGCAGAAGCTTTCGCTTTGGATGTTTCCGATCCGAATTCCATCCAAACATTCCTGAAAGAGATTCTCTCAAAATATCCTAAAATCGACATTCTTGTGAATAACGCAGGAGTATACTTGGATAGCGGATCTATCGAGAATACTACTTTAGAAATGTTGCAAGGAACCTTAAACACGAATCTGATCGGGCCTTTCCTTCTTTCCCAAAAGATCTTAGGTTTAATGAAAAAGAACGGTTACGGAAGGATCGTAAATGTAAGCTCTGGAATGGGCCAACTTTATGACATGAGTTCAGGCTATTCCGCTTATCGTATTTCTAAAACCGCTTTGAATGCTCTCACTCGCATCCTTCATTCCGAATCTTCCGGAAAAGATATCAAAGTGAATTCTGTTTGTCCAGGTTGGGTAAGAACCGATATGGGAGGTAAGTCCGCGACTCGCTCCGTGGAACATGGTGCGGAGACAATTGTTTGGGCGGCTCAATTAGATAAGAGCGGTCCTTCCGGAATTTTCCTGAGAGATAAAAAAGAGATTCCTTGGTGA
- a CDS encoding LytR/AlgR family response regulator transcription factor, whose protein sequence is MNSVLYKVLVIEDEVPARDLLRKFLESWPQFEVGGIARTGSQAIDLLKKEKFDLVFLDINLPEKTGLQVLEEIGENFPVLVFTTAYREHTLKAFEVGACDYLLKPYTKERFSSCMERALHHLQLKSISNSRASGEPDPVFVFRDGGLIHRVLYADLYYLTANGKRSVLHTKDGDYETAKLLGDLEKELPKTDFLRIHRKHMVNRNLVSAAKSQAGGAYTIYLKDEDETNLPVGREFVEGVKSLFGK, encoded by the coding sequence ATGAATAGTGTGCTATATAAAGTTTTAGTGATAGAAGATGAAGTTCCTGCTAGGGACCTTCTCCGCAAATTTTTGGAAAGTTGGCCCCAGTTCGAAGTAGGGGGGATCGCAAGAACAGGCTCCCAGGCGATTGATCTTCTCAAAAAGGAAAAATTCGATCTGGTCTTTTTGGATATTAATCTTCCGGAAAAAACAGGACTGCAGGTTTTAGAAGAGATAGGGGAAAATTTTCCCGTATTGGTATTCACAACCGCTTATAGGGAGCATACGCTCAAGGCATTCGAAGTGGGAGCCTGCGATTATCTTTTAAAGCCGTATACAAAGGAAAGATTTTCCTCATGTATGGAAAGGGCACTTCATCATCTTCAGTTAAAATCGATTTCTAATTCCAGAGCAAGCGGCGAGCCTGATCCAGTATTCGTTTTTCGTGATGGAGGTTTGATCCACAGGGTGTTGTATGCGGATCTCTACTATCTCACAGCCAACGGAAAACGTTCTGTTCTTCATACCAAGGATGGCGATTACGAGACTGCTAAACTGCTCGGCGACTTAGAAAAAGAATTACCTAAAACGGATTTTTTGCGTATCCATAGAAAACATATGGTAAACCGAAATCTTGTCTCTGCGGCAAAATCCCAGGCAGGTGGTGCATATACAATTTACCTAAAGGACGAGGACGAGACAAATCTACCGGTCGGAAGAGAGTTTGTAGAAGGAGTCAAAAGCCTCTTCGGTAAGTGA
- a CDS encoding sensor histidine kinase, translated as MNSLLVAHNSKAPFWKVFLATQVTTHCVCSIVEFSVEFLNRLNKGAFFTGAFLVVASAIASVLGVASGGIIHVLLLAGEGVERPHGGSYNILLSSLILALFISFLEKSMQILIERRKKMESELKDIQYRTFQNRMDPHYLFNTLNTIHSLLVTDPQKADNALILLSETYRFLSDRIFEKTIPFSEEWDFTVNYLELQRIRFSDSLTIKIRKVGDFSRLRIPPLTLQPLVENSFKHGLENRSEAGILEISATESFGRIKIEIKNNGNDKQEHHLLPEYKKSEFSRTLNNIKSRLEYNFGEAELKLEKDKFGITTLRLEFASR; from the coding sequence ATGAATTCGCTGTTAGTCGCTCATAATTCCAAAGCCCCTTTTTGGAAGGTGTTCTTGGCCACTCAGGTAACCACACATTGTGTATGTTCCATAGTGGAGTTTTCGGTAGAATTTTTGAACCGATTGAACAAAGGAGCATTCTTTACAGGGGCCTTTTTGGTAGTCGCTTCGGCGATCGCTTCCGTTCTGGGAGTTGCGTCAGGCGGGATCATTCATGTATTATTATTGGCTGGAGAAGGTGTGGAAAGGCCCCACGGAGGATCTTATAATATCCTTCTCAGCAGCTTAATATTGGCGTTATTCATTTCCTTTTTGGAAAAATCCATGCAAATCCTGATAGAAAGAAGGAAGAAGATGGAAAGTGAGTTGAAGGATATCCAATACAGGACCTTTCAGAACAGAATGGATCCACATTATCTATTCAATACATTAAATACAATCCATTCCTTACTCGTCACCGATCCGCAAAAAGCGGATAACGCGCTCATTCTACTTTCTGAAACCTATAGATTTTTATCCGATCGTATCTTCGAAAAAACCATACCTTTTTCTGAAGAATGGGATTTCACGGTAAACTATCTGGAACTGCAAAGGATACGTTTTTCCGATTCCTTGACGATCAAGATCAGGAAAGTGGGAGACTTCTCCAGACTTAGGATACCTCCTCTCACATTGCAGCCGTTAGTCGAAAATAGCTTTAAGCACGGACTAGAAAATCGTTCAGAAGCAGGGATATTGGAGATCAGTGCCACTGAAAGTTTCGGAAGGATAAAAATAGAGATCAAAAATAACGGGAACGATAAACAAGAACATCATCTATTGCCGGAATACAAAAAGTCCGAATTCTCTCGAACCTTAAATAATATAAAATCCAGGTTAGAGTATAATTTCGGAGAAGCGGAACTCAAATTAGAAAAAGATAAATTCGGGATCACCACATTAAGATTGGAATTCGCATCAAGATGA
- a CDS encoding FecR family protein, translating into MKLKVWMILSLMLSIGSLVLVSQENKEKDARVSFLIGKVQLQKGGKGSWNILKLGDLVSEGDIVSTGNASKTTLLYKGSEFKVLPNTKLKISSLYNESKDGKLEVQSGFAWFQLVNLKGKKFEVTTPTTTAGVRGTAFSAFHDHKTKDSSFCTCEGKVLMNGTGDPKDGTMQEKGNGGYYPGDGAEPKRSSYEGIIVKFKSLPPFKDLMKKNISLKNCLSCHTPQGWTPEDSVPSDETYGGGKM; encoded by the coding sequence ATGAAACTGAAAGTTTGGATGATCTTAAGCTTAATGCTTTCCATCGGTTCTTTGGTTTTAGTGAGCCAAGAGAATAAGGAGAAGGACGCAAGAGTTTCCTTCCTGATCGGAAAAGTACAATTGCAAAAAGGCGGTAAGGGAAGTTGGAACATTTTAAAACTTGGGGACCTTGTTTCCGAAGGAGATATAGTTTCCACGGGTAATGCTTCTAAAACCACCCTACTCTATAAGGGTTCGGAGTTTAAAGTCCTGCCGAATACAAAACTAAAAATTTCCAGTCTATACAACGAATCCAAGGACGGTAAGCTGGAAGTGCAAAGCGGATTTGCCTGGTTCCAGCTTGTGAACCTAAAAGGTAAAAAATTCGAAGTCACCACCCCTACTACCACTGCCGGGGTAAGAGGAACTGCATTCTCTGCTTTCCACGATCATAAAACCAAGGACTCTTCTTTCTGTACTTGCGAAGGTAAGGTTTTGATGAACGGGACAGGAGATCCTAAAGACGGGACCATGCAGGAAAAAGGAAATGGCGGTTATTATCCCGGAGACGGAGCAGAACCAAAAAGAAGCTCGTATGAAGGGATTATCGTAAAATTTAAATCTCTTCCTCCTTTTAAGGATCTTATGAAAAAGAATATTTCCCTAAAGAACTGTTTATCCTGTCATACCCCTCAAGGTTGGACTCCGGAGGATTCCGTTCCAAGCGATGAGACGTACGGCGGAGGAAAAATGTAA
- a CDS encoding Ig-like domain-containing protein, whose translation MVTGLGERERIFIKRTVVISCLAVLPILSGCKESEKSGGMLDSFFSSIGIPVDGGGSVPRTVNNINYTETDTPATLPVDFGTTGPQAALNLASFDQVDRYKSLEIVFSEPMDRNTVFTSFTLREKTGPSSFAPLPGPSSPAAESKGGVFYWKSGGRLIFDPYRELKSNTTYQLSLTSDAKGIEGGTLTAYTAEFTTEPDYYVTMSLNGKSVGPGNSVNDLTYADALPGTLAMNLTASFTNPVAGTNYIKSIKLKHMGSSVTYDVCNSPSVPCDMTNALASSLNLNGLSDGLKPFQGGNSYVFEITNSAGKVFQRSFGFNYGKVNSNPYNILTKGAAAVLDEAQTLKLFGGVLERFARGDFRIKDPADNGIKTFANFSNAPTSGTKRSGYCMNYDSFNFIRSYGDASDYTSATFQDGYCGPNGTGSNQGAFTGYGCPPLSDCMNFDVDVYITSVNIPTTVGASTTKDCNNLDITNATENIKACLKVNGNGDLGVTLRGKAATIGLIVVARNQGDIGGFLCGLAGSCAGTLFSFSMTSDLNYNITVKPVRTAKARTSSSVDSNGNFVIQIKTPFSPTDPDTGNFYVSEWAVNLTTHDIVQRSSGSWLANLITSIGTDLANSMVAALAPKITQAMLGDVIQGVAPKALNSVVQSLKTPGLDITLPNYLPAPLANFPLSLQLQVEQDAVVRMSGSNKAVVASADLGLVTPAGSRLANTNPNYHGQGGAVGFVSTRPVPATQALTGEYAFNNSAANPGLLLTLTADTVTQAAFSLWQNGALNLRINRQFIDTIVAYAGDDPLFQLTQELVKVGTLMNVLSPGRPLNGLNPTDPTKLIRSVNSTDDVDIDVYAIHAPNGEFKWVGTAAQKPTLVVNFTDLELRIFGRRPNGTNIGTDAAPVICSSAAADTAANSCRYLLNKARVSIKADGVFDFVPFVNPTGNTTYDKLNALKLVLNKDVGKMSYTLDILEGNAFNPFGLDPKGIFQVVDPLIRSLIVPLVNNVLRQVPLPRTLTISSLYHPTNNTTCNIKADTDNLMLKTFNVTPGSEPYPYLFGALQFQGTAASNPASTIVCP comes from the coding sequence ATGGTTACCGGATTGGGTGAAAGAGAAAGAATTTTTATTAAACGGACGGTTGTTATAAGCTGCCTGGCGGTTCTTCCTATACTTTCGGGGTGTAAAGAGTCCGAAAAGAGCGGGGGAATGCTCGATTCATTCTTTAGTTCTATCGGGATCCCCGTAGACGGAGGCGGCTCCGTTCCCAGGACCGTCAATAATATCAATTATACTGAGACAGATACCCCGGCCACATTGCCTGTGGATTTCGGTACTACCGGCCCCCAAGCTGCATTAAATCTTGCGTCATTCGATCAGGTGGATCGATACAAAAGTTTGGAGATTGTTTTTTCCGAACCGATGGATCGAAACACTGTATTTACCAGTTTTACCTTAAGAGAAAAAACAGGACCTTCCAGTTTTGCTCCTTTGCCAGGACCTAGCTCTCCAGCTGCGGAAAGTAAAGGGGGCGTCTTTTATTGGAAATCAGGAGGAAGGCTGATTTTCGATCCGTACAGGGAACTTAAATCGAATACCACCTATCAATTGTCTTTAACCTCAGATGCAAAGGGAATAGAAGGAGGAACTTTAACTGCTTATACGGCGGAGTTCACTACCGAACCTGATTATTATGTTACCATGAGTTTGAATGGGAAATCCGTAGGCCCAGGAAATTCCGTGAATGACCTCACATATGCGGACGCACTTCCTGGAACTTTGGCTATGAATTTAACCGCTAGTTTTACCAATCCGGTAGCGGGCACAAATTATATCAAATCCATCAAACTGAAACATATGGGTTCTTCGGTCACTTACGATGTATGTAATTCTCCGAGTGTTCCTTGCGATATGACGAATGCCCTTGCTTCTTCTTTGAATCTGAATGGTCTATCTGACGGACTGAAACCTTTCCAAGGTGGGAATTCCTACGTATTTGAGATCACCAATTCTGCAGGAAAAGTATTCCAAAGAAGTTTCGGTTTTAATTACGGCAAAGTAAATTCGAATCCTTATAATATTCTTACCAAAGGAGCCGCGGCAGTTTTGGACGAGGCTCAGACCTTAAAATTATTCGGCGGAGTGTTAGAACGTTTTGCAAGAGGAGATTTTAGAATCAAGGATCCAGCGGACAACGGGATTAAAACTTTTGCAAACTTTTCTAATGCACCTACTTCAGGTACAAAACGGTCCGGATATTGTATGAACTACGACTCTTTTAACTTCATCAGAAGTTATGGAGACGCAAGTGATTATACTTCCGCCACTTTCCAAGACGGATACTGCGGACCGAATGGAACAGGAAGTAACCAAGGAGCATTTACCGGATACGGATGTCCTCCTTTGAGCGATTGTATGAATTTCGACGTGGATGTGTATATCACAAGCGTGAATATTCCTACAACTGTCGGTGCAAGTACTACTAAGGATTGTAATAATTTAGATATTACGAATGCGACTGAGAACATCAAAGCATGTTTGAAAGTAAATGGAAATGGAGATCTGGGAGTAACCTTGAGAGGAAAGGCGGCAACCATAGGTCTTATTGTAGTCGCTAGGAACCAAGGAGATATAGGAGGTTTTCTTTGTGGGCTTGCCGGTTCTTGTGCAGGAACGTTATTTTCCTTTAGTATGACATCGGATCTGAACTATAATATTACCGTAAAACCGGTTCGTACTGCAAAAGCACGTACAAGTTCAAGTGTGGATAGTAACGGGAATTTTGTGATCCAGATCAAAACCCCGTTCTCTCCTACGGATCCAGATACAGGTAATTTTTACGTTTCAGAATGGGCCGTGAATCTTACTACTCATGATATAGTACAAAGGAGTTCCGGTTCTTGGTTGGCAAACCTGATCACTTCTATCGGTACTGATTTGGCGAATAGTATGGTGGCCGCTCTTGCTCCTAAGATCACGCAAGCGATGTTAGGAGATGTGATCCAAGGTGTTGCTCCTAAGGCATTGAACTCTGTGGTTCAATCTTTAAAAACCCCTGGTTTGGACATCACTCTTCCAAATTATCTACCGGCTCCTCTGGCAAATTTCCCTTTAAGTCTTCAATTACAAGTAGAACAGGACGCTGTAGTTAGAATGAGCGGATCGAATAAAGCGGTAGTCGCCTCCGCAGATCTAGGTCTCGTGACTCCGGCAGGAAGTAGACTTGCCAATACGAATCCGAATTATCATGGCCAAGGTGGCGCTGTAGGTTTTGTGAGTACTCGTCCGGTACCTGCAACCCAAGCTTTGACGGGAGAGTATGCTTTTAATAATAGCGCCGCAAATCCAGGATTACTTCTCACCTTAACCGCTGATACAGTCACTCAAGCAGCTTTCAGTCTTTGGCAGAATGGAGCCTTGAACTTAAGGATCAATCGTCAATTCATAGATACGATTGTTGCTTACGCAGGAGACGATCCTTTATTCCAATTGACCCAAGAGTTGGTGAAAGTTGGGACCTTGATGAACGTACTTTCTCCAGGAAGGCCGCTTAACGGATTGAATCCAACTGATCCTACAAAACTTATCCGAAGTGTGAATTCTACGGACGATGTGGACATAGATGTGTATGCGATCCATGCTCCGAACGGTGAATTCAAGTGGGTGGGAACTGCTGCTCAGAAACCTACATTAGTAGTTAACTTTACGGATCTGGAATTAAGGATTTTTGGAAGAAGACCGAACGGAACTAATATCGGGACTGATGCCGCTCCGGTGATTTGTAGCAGTGCAGCTGCGGATACCGCTGCAAATAGTTGTCGTTATCTTTTGAATAAGGCCAGGGTAAGTATTAAGGCGGACGGAGTTTTTGATTTCGTACCTTTTGTGAACCCTACGGGAAATACAACGTATGATAAGCTCAATGCGTTAAAGTTGGTGTTGAACAAAGATGTGGGAAAGATGTCTTATACACTGGACATTTTAGAGGGTAACGCTTTCAATCCATTCGGTTTAGATCCTAAAGGGATTTTCCAAGTAGTGGATCCATTGATACGTTCTTTGATTGTTCCTTTGGTGAATAACGTGTTAAGACAGGTGCCTTTGCCAAGAACATTAACGATCAGTTCACTATACCATCCTACGAATAATACAACCTGTAATATAAAGGCGGATACTGATAATCTCATGTTGAAAACTTTCAATGTGACCCCGGGTTCCGAACCTTATCCGTATCTATTCGGAGCATTACAGTTCCAAGGAACTGCGGCTTCTAATCCGGCCTCTACGATTGTTTGTCCTTAG